In Nicotiana tabacum cultivar K326 chromosome 11, ASM71507v2, whole genome shotgun sequence, a single window of DNA contains:
- the LOC107822270 gene encoding diacylglycerol kinase 2-like has translation MVDISVSLLRLLNSSYYFGSYFFAWLVTGSLGLLAVIYVFLKWQRKTSLNWVKAAAVAKKQVWEKLKVPLSHHTWIEDFAYGVQPSTCSVCLTSLVSPHTLGTKAASRSPVHRCAICGVAAHFRCSQFATKDCKCVAQAGLSHVRHHWSERWTDLDENPEMSAFCFYCDEPCGVPFLDASPTWYCLWCQRLIHVKCHAKMSEESGDICDLGPLRRLILSPLYVKDVEAETKDGAMLSSLAEKMNTNGHIRRKRHRHKHGNDLINGKVQGSCAAKRALEYVIRSLVALKLSPYEKNNGYSIKCNKLGARKVSQNGLAWNKQESRILGRSKKYALVDLPQDARPLLVFINTKSGAQNGPALRRRLNMLLNPVQVFELGQSQGPEAGLELFSNLQYFRVLVCGGDGTVAWVLDAIERHNFESPPPVAVLPLGTGNDLSRVLQWGGGFAMVEGQGGLRPFLHDLNHAAVTMLDRWKVNITEEKSAHDTPNVQSKFMLNYLGIGCDAKVAYEFHMNREENPEKFNSQFVNKLRYAKEGARDIMGRTCADLPWQVWLEVDGKDVEIPKDTEGLIVLNIGSYMGGVDLWQNDFEHDDDFNDQSMHDKVLEVVSVSGAWHLGKLQVGLSQARRLAQGGTVKIHASSPFPVQIDGEPFIQQPGCLEITHHEQMFMLKKASGSNGPRGHAAAIMTEVLVDAECKGLITAAQKKVLLQQIALQLS, from the exons ATGGTTGATATCAGTGTTTCATTATTGAGGTTGCTGAACAGTTCGTATTATTTTGGTTCCTACTTCTTTGCATGGTTGGTTACTGGATCTCTTGGACTCTTGGCAGtcatatatgttttccttaaatgGCAACGGAAGACATCCCTCAATTGGGTTAAAGCTGCTGCTGTAGCAAAGAAGCAAGTGTGGGAGAAGCTGAAGGTTCCCTTATCCCATCATACATGGATTGAAGATTTTGCTTATGGTGTACAGCCATCCACATGCAGCGTGTGCCTCACATCACTTGTTTCTCCACATACCTTAGGTACAAAAGCTGCATCACGTTCTCCAGTACATCGTTGCGCTATTTGTGGTGTCGCGGCCCATTTTCGTTGTTCTCAGTTTGCCACAAAGGATTGCAAGTGTGTCGCACAGGCTGGTTTAAGCCATGTCCGGCACCATTGGTCTGAAAGATGGACCGACTTGGATGAGAATCCTGAGATGTCTGCCTTTTGTTTCTACTGTGATGAACCTTGTGGTGTTCCTTTCCTTGATGCATCTCCAACTTGGTATTGTTTATGGTGTCAACGATTGATACATGTCAAATGCCATGCCAAGATGTCTGAAGAATCTGGTGATATTTGTGATCTGGGTCCTCTCAGAAGGCTTATTCTTTCTCCACTCTATGTTAAAGATGTAGAAGCTGAGACTAAAGATGGTGCAATGTTAAGTTCTCTGGCAGAAAAAATGAATACCAATGGGCACATCAGACGAAAGCGTCATCGGCACAAACATGGAAATGACCTCATAAATGGTAAAGTGCAAGGCAGTTGTGCTGCAAAGAGAGCTTTGGAATATGTGATTAGATCCCTGGTTGCCTTGAAGCTTTCCCCCTATGAGAAGAATAATGGCTACTCTATAAAATGTAACAAGCTGGGTGCCAGAAAAGTTAGCCAGAATGGGTTGGCCTGGAACAAGCAGGAAAGTAGAATCTTGGGCAGATCTAAAAAGTATGCGCTAGTGGATTTGCCTCAGGATGCTAGACCTCTTCTAGTTTTCATTAACACTAAAAGCGGAGCTCAAAATGGTCCTGCTCTTAGAAGGAGATTAAACATGCTATTGAATCCTGTTCAG GTATTTGAACTTGGTCAGTCCCAAGGGCCTGAAGCTGGTTTAGAATTATTTAGTAACTTGCAGTACTTTCGGGTCTTGGTCTGTGGTGGTGATGGGACTGTTGCTTGGGTCCTTGATGCTATTGAGCGGCATAACTTTGAGTCACCTCCACCAGTAGCAGTTCTTCCTTTGGGAACTGGGAATGATTTGTCTAGAGTCCTGCAATGGGGTGGTGGATTTGCAATGGTTGAAGGGCAAGGTGGATTAAGACCCTTTCTGCACGATTTGAACCATGCTGCCGTTACAATGCTTGATCGTTGGAAAGTCAACATAACTGAAGAAAAATCTGCTCACGACACCCCTAATGTGCAATCAAAGTTCATGCTGAATTACTTGG GTATAGGATGTGATGCAAAGGTTGCATATGAATTTCATATGAACAGGGAAGAAAACCCTGAGAAGTTTAATAGTCAG TTTGTAAATAAATTGCGATATGCAAAAGAAGGTGCTAGAGATATAATGGGCAGAACTTGTGCAGATTTGCCATGGCAAGTATGGCTTGAAGTTGATGGGAAGGACGTAGAGATCCCCAAG GATACTGAGGGCTTGATTGTGCTGAATATTGGTAGCTATATGGGTGGAGTTGATCTGTGGCAAAATGATTTCGAGCATGATGATGACTTCAACGACCAGTCAATGCATGACAAAGTACTTGAAGTTGTTAGTGTTTCTGGAGCATGGCACCTTGGCAAGCTACAG GTAGGACTTTCTCAAGCGAGGAGGCTAGCCCAAGGGGGAACTGTAAAGATACATGCTTCTAGTCCTTTCCCCGTTCAAATTGATGGGGAGCCTTTCATACAGCAACCGGGTTGTCTAGAAATAACACATCATGAACAG ATGTTCATGCTGAAGAAGGCATCAGGTTCCAACGGGCCTAGAGGTCACGCGGCTGCAATTATGACAGAGGTTTTGGTGGATGCTGAATGTAAAGGTCTCATAACTGCTGCTCAAAAGAAGGTACTTCTTCAGCAGATTGCTCTCCAGCTTTCTTGA